From a single Arachis hypogaea cultivar Tifrunner chromosome 3, arahy.Tifrunner.gnm2.J5K5, whole genome shotgun sequence genomic region:
- the LOC112774709 gene encoding protein FAR-RED IMPAIRED RESPONSE 1-like codes for MDVIERNDQAGIRPSKTFQALADEAGGRSNMKFLEKDVRNYISGKPRINGDNTDAQEMLDYFTRMKEQNPNFFYDICVYSDNSLKHAFWADARSRAAYEYFGDVVSFDTIYKLNKYEMPVAAFVGVNHHGRSCLFGCALLGNEETESFEWLMQTFIKCMGKTPDGILTDQCGAMATAIRNVMTNTRHRLCIWHITRKIPHKLGKLSRYEEIKATMRGIIWESHSRESFESSCKYVFQSADIYHIRNIWVPVFLEQEFWAGMRSTQRSESMHAFFDKYLTCRSSLIQFVHQYDNCLADKEQQELECDAADNRGLIPCVSNSPIEKQFQYEYTNCIFRDVQAEFVKTCDCNLSPRVVKDNQYFYEVTQQKIVKGMSICSEYEVVFCPISHQVRCNCFRFESYGILCCHILSVLSHCRVDKVNSSYILSRWSKNVYRKHTHIRSSHDSRRSDESMNIFRGLCVDFYNVAQDFVHDKEEADILRSTFASAKVALSEHRAKHAESMRTSEYPDGLNALRSPPHVVPRGHPSFKRLEADVDRKIKNGTKRRRASSKHTKKVAAVEGDKHLNKATERRITASKHPKDFAPLEENCFTDNTVSCIPEHFPNATNTQMDSLSTVGFTTLLNSFQNPCIHRTVLVLYYLAVAKAVFIGSNE; via the exons ATGGATGTCATTGAGCGCAACGACCAGGCTGGTATACGACCTTCGAAGACTTTTCAGGCGCTTGCTGATGAAGCTGGTGGTCGTTCTAATATGAAATTTCTTGAGAAGGATGTTAGAAATTATATATCTGGTAAACCCCGAATCAATGGAGATAATACTGATGCGCAAGAGATGCTGGACTATTTTACCAGGATGAAAGAGCAGAACCCGAATTTCTTTTACGACATTTGTGTCTATAGTGATAATAGTCTCAAGCATGCATTTTGGGCGGATGCTCGATCAAGAGCTGCTTACGAGTATTTTGGTGACGTGGTGTCATTTGACACCATATACAAGCTCAACAA GTATGAGATGCCAGTTGCAGCATTTGTGGGTGTCAATCACCATGGAAGGTCATGTCTTTTCGGGTGTGCTTTATTGGGCAACGAAGAGACTGAATCCTTTGAATGGCTCATGCAAACATTTATAAAATGTATGGGAAAGACACCAGATGGAATCTTAACCGACCAATGCGGGGCCATGGCAACAGCTATTCGAAATGTCATGACAAACACCAGGCATAGATTGTGCATTTGGCACATCACGAGGAAGATACCCCATAAACTTGGAAAGTTGAGCCGTTATGAGGAAATTAAAGCCACGATGCGTGGAATTATTTGGGAGTCTCATTCGCGAGAATCATTTGAAAGTTCTTG CAAATATGTCTTTCAAAGTGCAGATATATATCATATTCGTAATATATGGGTCCCTGTTTTTCTAGAGCAAGAATTTTGGGCTGGCATGAGGAGTACACAACGGAGTGAGAGCATGCATGCTTTCTTTGATAAGTACCTAACGTGTAGGAGCAGTTTAATTCAATTTGTACACCAGTATGACAATTGTCTTGCAGACAAGGAACAGCAGGAGTTGGAATGCGATGCAGCAGATAATAGGGGCCTGATCCCATGTGTATCGAACTCTCCTATTGAGAAGCAGTTCCAATATGAGTACACGAACTGCATATTTCGCGATGTTCAAGCCGAATTTGTCAAAACGTGCGACTGCAACCTGTCTCCAAGGGTAGTGAAGGACAACCAATACTTCTATGAAGTGACTCAACAGAAGATAGTTAAGGGGATGTCTATTTGCAGTGAGTATGAGGTTGTGTTTTGTCCTATCTCGCACCAGGTTAGGTGCAACTGCTTCAGGTTTGAGTCATATGGTATTCTCTGTTGCCACATCCTATCGGTTTTATCCCATTGTAGGGTTGACAAGGTGAACTCGTCGTATATACTTTCTCGGTGGAGCAAGAATGTTTATCGTAAGCACACTCATATCAGAAGTAGTCACGACTCACGGCGCTCTGATGAAAGCATGAATATATTTAGGGGACTGTGTGTTGACTTCTACAATGTGGCCCAGGACTTTGTGCATGACAAGGAGGAGGCTGATATATTGCGTTCCACTTTTGCAAGTGCTAAAGTGGCACTTAGCGAACATCGGGCAAAACATGCAGAAAGCATGCGCACAAGTGAGTATCCTGATGGATTAAATGCTTTGCGGAGCCCTCCTCATGTGGTACCTAGGGGGCATCCAAGCTTCAAGAGACTGGAGGCGGATGTGGACCGGAAAATTAAGAATGGTACTAAGAGACGTCGAGCTAGTAGTAAACATACAAAG AAAGTTGCAGCTGTTGAAGGAGACAAACATTTAAACAAGGCCACCGAGAGACGCATTACTGCTAGCAAACACCCTAAG GATTTTGCTCCTCTTGAAGAAAATTGTTTCACCGACAACACCGTTTCTTGTATCCCTGAACATTTTCCTAATGCAACAAATACACAAATGGATTCCTTAAGCACGGTGGGATTTACAACATTGTTGAATTCGTTCCAGAACCCTTGTATTCAT AGGACCGTACTTGTGCTATATTACTTAGCAGTTGCAAAGGCAGTGTTCATTGGATCAAATGAATGA